A window of Clupea harengus chromosome 24, Ch_v2.0.2, whole genome shotgun sequence genomic DNA:
CTGCGTGCCAAAGCGAAGGTATGTTCTTCAGTTCTTTACCGGAAGAGAACTCtttactgtgtttttgtgtacgtATTTCCAGTATTGGAAGGCACCGCCTCGTGTTCTCCCCTTTGAGCTTAACTTTGGACACGCAGAATGATGTGTTCAGTTTACACAATGTtcaattattaataataataataataatgatgatgattatgaaaTGTAATTACATTATGTTGGGAAATAGGTTATGTACGCAAGCgtaaccttttcttttttttggttggtGGTTTCAGAGCAACATGCTGACGAAAAGGACTCAAAGGCAGAGCTGGAGGGCATGGTGGTGGAGGTGCAGGtaagcgaggaagaggaggaggacgacgatGATGAGATTAAAGAGGAGTTTGCAGACAAcaagagggacagtgagaaGTCAACCAAAGAGTGTTCAGCGGAAGATTCCGACTCGGAAATGGAAGCCGATTCGATCGAGGGTTCAGAGTCGGACAGCGACAGCGACACAGACGATGAGAACCAGGCCGAGGCCGCCGACGTCGACGAACGTAAAGTGAAGACAGAGGTGAAGgcagaagatgatgatgacgatgaagaggaggacaatTGTGGCACCACAACCCCAGAATGCAAAGGGGCATCAGTGGTGAAGTACAGCGTGAGGACGACCCCCTTCCTTCAGAGGTGAGCTAGAGGAGATAATATTTTACTAATTTctttggggcgggggggggggccaggGCAGGGTCAAGCGTTAGAAGATGCTTCCCAACCTGGCACAGAGCCCAAAAAGGGTGTGCAACGGCTTTCAACCGCTGAAAATGTCTGATGGGGGATTGTTGACCATTACAGTACGAAATGAAATCATCTTTAGcttttacatatacagtaccagtcaaaagttttgACACACCTTCtcaagtttttttctttacttttattattttctagaTGGTAGatgaaactttttttgtttagtacatcattccatatgtgttcttttgtagtttaaatgtcttcagtataaatctacaatgtagaaaataataaaagtaaagaaaatactataaatgaaaggtgtgtccaaacttttgactggtactgtatttaTGGCAGAAGACCACAAATGGTTATAAATTGAATAACTCTAGAATGAAAACTGAGAAGATagtattttaaaacatttcaaatatattcattttgaaatgtatctccccctcttctctcctgccttgaaagagtgaagaagaggagaTTTCATTAcctgtttttctcctttcctctcttccctctcttcccctgacTGGAAACGACAATGAATCCCCCctcccatttaaaaaaaacagcgtGAAGAAGCGAATCGACGTCAGCGAATCAGCGACGAAGGCTGCCCCCTCCAGCTGCGGCTCATCCCGTCGCCCCCGGCAACGCCAGAGCAGCAGCATCGGCGACCTGAAGTTCCTGACGCCCGTGCGCCGCTCCCGCCGCATCGAGGGCCACTCCTCACGCCTGCCCGCCGCCGTGTCCGAGCACGACCCCTGCGTGACCTCGCTCGCGGAGCTGGCAAGGCTCGAGGGCGGCGATCACGAGGCCAACGCCTACATCTACAGGAGAAACCCGGCGCTGCTTGACGAGCACGGAGACCTGAACCGACTGTGAGGAAATGCTCTTTGAATTGGGCTATAACACTAGCCAACGCAGTTCGTTCAACCAATCATAAGCAGTTAGGTCATCAAATTATAACTCCCTGCTCTTGATTGGCTGAACCTGTCggacattttgttttcataatgATCGCGTGTATCGAGACCAGAGAGGGTCTGTGATTGAGTTCACAGTTCTGAGTACGGTCAGGCAAACAGGAGGTCAAACTGATGTGATGGTGAATTGACCTGGAATGTATGATTTAAGGGCACTTTGTATCAGAAGATAAACAATAAGCGTTGCTTTTATATATCAACCATGTTAGACATTGTTTAACTGATTTATGCTAACTAACAGAATGTATACATTACAGTTCTATTTTAAGATGCTCCGGTTGGATTCGATGGCATTGTGCTTAGACAGTGTCTCTTATTGTACTTGTGCTGCTTGAGGTCAAAAAAGGGTCTAAAAAAAGGCTAAGATTGGGGGTCTGGGGATTGTCCTATATCTGTGTGTAACGGCAATGTCCTCCGATTCCTTATGAGGACCTCGAgaaatgtgtgtaaatggaAACTTTGTTAAAGATAATGGTTACATGGGAGCCGGTGTTGTTGAAGCTGGGATGCTGTACTAGTTTCTTCTCTGGTACTTTTGAAATAACTGTCACTGGACAGTGCGTGTAGGCCTACTAACTGAGTTGACGAGGATGCAAGATGAGGGTCTGATTAATGAAAGCTTTtgatgtctttaaaaaaaaaaaattgcttgtTTTACTGTAATTTTGCTGATATTTTAAAAACGGAACTTTTAAAGCAAGAAACAAATTAAGAtgtaagattaaaaaaaatcttacatTAAGAAAAGTATATGTTATGTTAAGTGAATGCTTTCATAGGCtcttttaaataataataataataaaaaacatcgTTTCACAGCTGAGGCAACAGAGTGCAAACATCTGACTTTAAAATAAACGTATGGGTTGATGCCTTTAAGGgcaacacttacacacaaacacgtattgTACATAAATACACGGACACCCATCAACACTTTTAATCACCCTTCCATGTTCTCTtaactgtgtttgtgctgttcaTGTGATTTCCAGCTATTGATCCGTGTATTCTGTCATTTCTAAATGTGTTCATCACtttttttatgtgtctgtggtaCTTGTTTACTCTTTGGTCACAACACTATCTAAGGCCCTTTGTTTGGGTACTTCTgttaaaataaaagttttatcttctgaaaaaaaaaaaaagcctgtttttttttttattattattatttaattttatttaccTGTTTTATTATAATCCAGAGAAACAAAATTGAATTATGTGGTCAGACATCAAACCACCGGAACAATTAAGTAATTTATTTGCAGCTACAGTGAACGCTGGAGAGCCAGACATAAATAGGTAATGGTATATGTAATTTCAAATGAAACTTTTAACAACAAATAAGGCCATTCCTTTAGTGATTGATTGGCAAATGGAAATGTTAGCATTTATTGTGTCTGCTGCATATTTGGAAGGAGTTGGCCTACGTGCTGTAAAATAGTTGTAAGCCGTGACACCCTTGGACCCATTCCATGTAAGAACATTTTCTCGTTATCTGAAAAAAGACGATCGGGCATAGGCATACATTCCTAGTCTACTAGTACCGTTTCATTAAAATTACAACTATTAAATGTCCTCTTCCCTTGAAAGTTCATTTTTACACCCAGAGGCAGAGTCTTCATCACTCGAAATAGATGCCAAAAGGGCATCGAGGTTCCTTTCCAatggtttttgttttgatatctTGCTTCAATTTACTTTTTGGTGGCTTGGACCACTACCCTGCAGGTAAAGTTAACTTTTTCAAATCGACATGATCTTGAATATTCTTCTTTATTGCTATTTTGCAAACCAACGTTAATGCAGTACCGCCATCTATAGGCAATACATCATCACACGTGAATGTGCACGTGTGCACATACCTACACACTACCCCCCACtctttttcaaataaatgtaaaccTTTTCTTTACATGGACAATATGCCTGCTTCACATGTCAAAAGACAGCAATTTGGAATCTAGTCATAGAATTTGCCTACAAGAATCTGCCCGTCAAAGATGTGTACTTTGGAGGTAATAGGACGATGTAGACTACGAGGGATTTTCTCAGAGTAGGTTATTTTTTCTCCCTCGCCCATTATTTCAATGAAATGGGGGCATCTCGAAGACCGTTACACGATTTGCTCTGTAAACCTTTTCCAGCCTGAGGAAAAAAATGTCCTGCAGAAAGCGCGCCTGTTTATTTGAAATATCCAGATCACATGACATCGGCCCTAACAGTCCCTTGAGCAATGCATTGTGGGACGCGGACGAACTCCACGCGTTGATTCCTCCAGGCCACACAAAGCAGTGTAGTGCGGATGTGAATGggtatattttatttaaaatactTATTTAATAGACATTTGTCTATTTTGGTCATCGGACAGGTTCTCCTAAAGTGTAACTGTCggggacacacagacaacaatgCCAAATTTCTGCGTGGCGCCGAATTGCACCAAGAAAAGTACGCAAACAGACTTGGCTTTCTTCCGATTTCCAAGGGATGTGAAGAGGTAAGTTAACGACGTTTAACTGCATATTGTAGCAAAAGTACAGCAAAATATCAGTCTAGCTATTTGCCATTACCTACAGTGTGtaaacatgcaaacatattAGCTAGTCCCACTGCCCTGCTAACTCTTGCATTTGCTAACTTAGCTGTTCAACCGTAAAGCGCGTAAAGTTAGCCAACATTAGCAAGCTGTCATTAAaatgttagctagttagcacTGCTAGAAAACAGCTATTGGAGAAGATGTGCAGCTATACCCATGTAGTTTTGATGGGCAACATAGTGGTGCTTGCTAGCGCTAACGATGTACTGTGATTGTCCTGCAAACAGTTCCCATTCTGACGAGATTGTGATGCACGTTAACGTCTAGTAGCCGCACACACAGGTCCATGGTGAACCATACCGTTTAACTGAGCAGGCTGTCTCTTCTTTCGTGCTGCTTTCGTGTAAGACCAGGCTAGACTAGGGTATGTCATTAAGGGATAGATGTGTATCATTGATTGAGTCTGAGCACGTGACAAAATATTAAGCAAGTGAGGCTATAGTAATGGCGCGGATAATTAAATGTACTGGTAGCCTACTGAAGATGACGTGGTGGGTTGCGTATATGATGTAGTGAGAACCATGGGAAGTGAAGTTCATTGTCATACATTTTCGCAACAGGTGTTAAATAtgcagtccatgattctggcgaaagtgtgttgatgtttgagctcaacagccaatctaATTGCACCCCTTAACTCCCTGTTTCCGAAGTAGCGTGTTGATCGGCTGGACTTTTATATGGCTCGGTTCGAGCCACTTTGTTTTTCCCTtttacagagccaagactgTACGGTCACCAAAATGTTTGTAGTGCACACAGTGAACAGGCAGCTGTGAGGAGCAAAACAAAGTGTTTTGGAATAGAATTGTGGACTTCTTAGTTGGCTAACATAACAACGGGCCTTTAGCCAGAATTGATAAGCCCACATTTAATAACCATAgtcaactctctctttcacgttACGTTTAGATGTCACGAATGGGTGGAGAACTGTCGTCGTGCTGACCTGCTGGCCAAAACGCCGGACCAGCTGAATAAGCACTACAGACTGTGTGCAGCTCACTTTGACCCCACCATGATCTGTAAAACGGTAAGTGGAGATTGATGCCGGTTGATATCCTGGCAGACAAGTCATTATTATAACATAAAtgatcataataataacaataataagaaTGTAATGTTAAAATAATAATTGGTTAAATGTGTGGTTTGCAAGTTAATAAAAAGCTAATCTAATGAGCTGTGTTCTGCTCAAGGTTGCTATCAAAGTTTTTTCCTTGCCACTTTCACCTAAGTGCTTGTTCTGGAGGGGATCAAACTTTGGGCTCGATACATTTCAACTTGCAATATCACTTGCTATCGGTGCtatgtaattaaataaaatggaattgtaTTGAATAGTTAGGGGGAGTCTTGCTGCTGGTAAAAACTGTGGTTTGCATAATGGTTAAAGGCACAGGCCGCAATTCCAACACAAAGCTCAATTTGTGTCACATTTAAGTGAATCATGTTGTTGGTTAAATGTGTGATAGGCACAATAGACTTTGTACCAGTTCCCACTATAACCAAACAGAACTGatccagatgagggccagattATACAACAGTATACATACGGAAGGGGTACACCCCTGTGCAGTATCActtaaaaacatacatacatacatacatacatacatacataaatatatacatacatgcatacatacatacttatacGGTATACATACAGAAGTGATACATCCCTGTGTAATATCActtaaacatacatacagtaccagtcaaaagtttggacacacctttcatttttttgagaagtgttttctttacttttattattttttactttgtagatttatactgaagacatttaaactatgaaagaacacatatggaatgatgtactaaacaaaaaaaaagtttaatctaccatgtagaaaataataaaagtaaagaaaaaacttcttaaaaaatgagaaggtgtgtccaaacttttgactggtactgtacatacatatactgtatgtatacatacatgcagaagTGGTACACCCCTGTGAAGTATCatttaaacatacatacatacatacatacacacacatatacacatatactgtacacatacatacagaagtGGTACACCCCTGTGCGTTATCACTTAAGTGTACATgttgtgcatgcatacatacatacggaAGTCAGTACACCCCTGCATTATCACTTAAGTGTACATgttgtgcatgcatacatacatacacacacacacacacacacacatatactgtacacatacatacggAGGTCAGTACACCCCTGCAttatcacttaaatgtcaattGATTACAGTACAGTTATTGCATTACTTCTAAGTTGAGCGGTAGGGTATTTGCCTTTTATGTCAAATTAAAACCTTTAGTAACAACTGTTAGATTTGGgcatttttcatatactttcaactcacatgagttcctcccccacaagaatgtgtcacattctcgctaccttcattaacacacaaatggtcagaaagacccttcctgtctgctgacattcacaccttttcatatataggtagcccagcatgcacacaaccagaccacagacacacccattatgctaagttgtgtattctattgactataactgaaatgtattttgtatactgagtgtgttgtgttgaagaaaggatgccgtagagacaccaaccgctacgaccggtgagagaacggagcaaggagaaTTGAGGAGACAAAGAGTCAAAGGCCAACCAGAAGacaaactacactatggaccatacctcctaatatctccttctctctctccatcgtagcgtgttgtgtgtgctcgaggtctgGTACATAGAATAAACCGACATCACTATCAGACGGCATTTCATCGAGTTCTTTGCTAGAAtcacgcaaccgcaactaacgtcagagctaacatagaggtctgttatatagtatagcagtggtgttttcacgggaAATCTGTTTAGCTTTCCACCCATACCAACGATATTCTTCACAACTTTAGATTTACTATGTTAAAAATACAGGCCCCACAGTTAGAACTCAATGCATCAAAAGTCATTACTGAGACTCAAATCTTTGCATTTTTTTCAATACCTCATATGTTCGCCTTTATTTTTGATGACGGACTCAAGTATATTTATAAAGTCTGTAGTTACGCTTCTTCTATTTGTGATAAAAGACTTAAGTATATTTATAAGGTCTGTAGTTACACTTCTACTATTTGTGTTATCAGACTTAAGTATATTTATAACGTCTGTAGTTACGCTTCTACTTTATTGCCATGCGTGTTGAACAATATAACATGTATGTTGATTCATTTAACATGTATTTTGACTGGTTAATCAGTCATTTGATAGTAAGTGGGTCCCCTTTTGGTTGTTCCATTTACAACATGTTGCACATGAAGGTTGAGTGAGACGTGGTTGTGTTCACGAAGGTATACACATAGTTGTTTGAGTGAGACGTGCTTGTGTTCTTGAATGTTTTAGGGTCCATTCCGGACGGTTCTGAAGGATAATGCCGTTCCCACCATATTTGACTTCAGTGGCCAGAACAAGAAACTGCACAAAAATCGCAAGCGTGTCAAAGTTCTGGTgagattttgtttattttgtgggttTAAGAATTTAAGTTTCCagtaaggttttttttatttacgttttgtttgtttgtttttcctctccacagacagaagaagaagTAAGAGATATTAAAGAACGCAGATGTAAGTAACCGTCTTGACCAACTGATAGATCTGTGTgcgcggcgtgtgtgtgttagtgcgtgtgtgtgtgcgtgttttgcgcATGCGCCCGAGATTGTCATCGTAGGGCAGATTTTGTCCGGAATTGTCCTTTTAATTGAGAACACCAATCAAGGCCACATTAAcactatgtttgtgtttgtttgtttgttttcaatcaacagtggaggaggaggcagaagcAAACAGAGAGGACGAGGATGTAGAAGAAATGGAACAGGACAGCGCTCCTCAACTAACCCCGGAAGAGCAGGAACTTCGGGAATACCTGCGTTCCTTGTTCGAGATCCTGCTTCTGCTCGGCAAGCAAGGAATTCCGCTGATCGGACACACAGCGACTGCCCCTCTGTCATCCACCTTtgagaaaagcaaagaaaaggATGATGCCGTCGACGGCAACCAGAAGAAATCTGATGCGAACGGAGACGGAAACAAACCTAGGTTGACCTTCACCCCTCTGAGCAACTTCCAGGCGCTGGTGGAATTCCGAATCAGCGCTGGTGATGAGGCGCTCCGTCAGCGGTTTGAAGGCGCTGCAACAAACTCGGAGACGTGCCCGCCTGAGACGCTGTGCAACATGCTGGAGGTGGTGGGATCCTGCATTCGAAAGGACATCCTCCGCGATGTGCAGCTGTTTTCCCTGATTGCAGGCGAACCCGCGGAAATGTCGTCTGACATGACCAGCAGGCAGAGTAGCTGTAATGTCCTTCTCCCGATCTTTGCCCGGTTTCTGGACGGTTCGGTCGGGCGACCCCGAGAGGAGCTCCTGGGTTTCGTGTCAATGGAGGGCAATGGTGATCCGCTGGCAGAGAGGCTGGTGGGATACGTGACGGGCACATGCGGGCTGGACATGGCCAAGTGCCGCGGGTTCGCCTACGACTGCAGTGGCGCAGGGGGCACCCATCACGCGCTCAAGATGCGCACAGCGGCCGAGAGGATCTCCGAGCAGCACCCGACAGTTGTTCGCACACTGTGGTCGGGCTGCGGCCTCAACACCCTGCTAGCAGAAAGCGCCAGCACGCCGGGGACGCAGGTTGTCATAGCGACGCTGGGCCGCATCGACGCACTCCTCCGCAGCTCCCCGGCGCTACGCCTCGAGCTGGAGCGCACTGTGGCGACAAGTTTACGCGAAGACGAAGACAAGGCCAGGACCCTCCTCGAGGCGTGCCGGGGCAGGTGGGGCCGTCGCCACGACGCATTCCAGCTGACCTCCGACCTCCTGGAATCCCTGAAGCTCTGCTTGGAGGCAGTCTGCGACAACGACCACGACCCGCGGTGGAGCGAGAGGGTCGTGCGGGACTGCCTGGCGCTCTCGGAGATGCTAAACGACTTTGAGTTCCTGGCGGCACTGGTGGTCCTGAAGAACGTGCTCTCGTTCACACGCGCCTTCGGCAGGAACCTGCAGGGCGGCGCCATCGACGTGCACCTGGCCACGAGCAGCGTCACGGCGGTGCTGCACTCGCTCATCGAGGTGGCCGACAACATCGATGTCTACCACGAGTTCTGGTTCGAAGAGGCCGTGCTGGTCGCTCAGTCCCTTGGCATCCCCGTGAGGGTGCCTCTGCGACACCTCCGCAAGTGCGGCGCGGCGTCCGGCGGGGTCGAGCCACAACCCGAGAGCTACTACAAGGACCACCTGACAGTGCCCGTGGTCAGCTACGTGATCTCGGAGCTCAACGACCTGTTCACCGAGACCCACCTGAAGGTGCTGCGCTGCCTCTCGCTCGTCCCAGCCGTCATGGGCCAGCTCAAGTTCGCAGCGGATGTCGCGGAAGAGAACGCAGTCGCCGAGGTGTACCGCGACGACCTGCCCAGCCCGGACACCTTGGCGACGGAGCTCCAGTGCTGGCGGGTGAAGTGGAAGCACAGGAGCAAAGGCGTCCCGCTGCCGGCCAGCATCGCAGAGACGCTCCAGCTCCCCGACGTCAAGTTCTTCCCAAACCTTGACGCCCTCCTCAAGGCGCTCTGGAACTTTCCGATTCTcaccctggaggaggaggagc
This region includes:
- the LOC105903479 gene encoding 52 kDa repressor of the inhibitor of the protein kinase, whose product is MPNFCVAPNCTKKSTQTDLAFFRFPRDVKRCHEWVENCRRADLLAKTPDQLNKHYRLCAAHFDPTMICKTGPFRTVLKDNAVPTIFDFSGQNKKLHKNRKRVKVLTEEEVRDIKERRLEEEAEANREDEDVEEMEQDSAPQLTPEEQELREYLRSLFEILLLLGKQGIPLIGHTATAPLSSTFEKSKEKDDAVDGNQKKSDANGDGNKPRLTFTPLSNFQALVEFRISAGDEALRQRFEGAATNSETCPPETLCNMLEVVGSCIRKDILRDVQLFSLIAGEPAEMSSDMTSRQSSCNVLLPIFARFLDGSVGRPREELLGFVSMEGNGDPLAERLVGYVTGTCGLDMAKCRGFAYDCSGAGGTHHALKMRTAAERISEQHPTVVRTLWSGCGLNTLLAESASTPGTQVVIATLGRIDALLRSSPALRLELERTVATSLREDEDKARTLLEACRGRWGRRHDAFQLTSDLLESLKLCLEAVCDNDHDPRWSERVVRDCLALSEMLNDFEFLAALVVLKNVLSFTRAFGRNLQGGAIDVHLATSSVTAVLHSLIEVADNIDVYHEFWFEEAVLVAQSLGIPVRVPLRHLRKCGAASGGVEPQPESYYKDHLTVPVVSYVISELNDLFTETHLKVLRCLSLVPAVMGQLKFAADVAEENAVAEVYRDDLPSPDTLATELQCWRVKWKHRSKGVPLPASIAETLQLPDVKFFPNLDALLKALWNFPILTLEEEEQPQPEEETTAPAEEAEKEVATGDGDSGSASDRSNCGTARNRLHAYLRDTPIRHRCQRLALIYANMDAQHDPDRMVESYLKLYPDSN